Part of the Burkholderia humptydooensis genome, GGCGAAGTGCTGAAGGTGATGCAGAAGCTCGCGGAGGAAGGGCGGACGATGATCGTCGTCACGCACGAGATGGGCTTTGCGCGCAACGTGTCGAATCACGTGATGTTCCTGCACCAGGGTCGCGTCGAGGAGGAGGGCGCGCCTGCCGAGGTGTTCGGCGGCACGAAGAGCGAGCGCCTGAAGCAGTTCCTGTCGGGCAGCCTCAAGTAACGGCCGACGCGGCAGGTCGTGACGTCCGTGAATCGCCCAGGCAGCCCCGCGCGCACGATACAGGTGGCGATCGTTGCATTGCCGCCCGTGTCGATGTCGGGTGTCGGGCCGATCGTCGACGCGCTGAATCTCGCGAACGAGATCGACGGGCGTCTGCTGTACCGCTGGCGGGTGTGCTCGTGGGACGGACGTGCGGTGCCGCTTGCGGGCGGCGCGCAATGGCACGCGGACGCGGCGTTCAACGATGCGATCGTCTGCGACTGGCTGATCGTCGTGAGCGAGCGGTTCCAGCAGTTCGCCGACTACCGGCTTTTTCTCGCGAGCCTCGCGCGGGTCGGTCAGCGCACGCCGCTCGTGACGGGCATCCATCACGGCGTATGGTGGCTCGCGATGGCGGGGCAACTGTCGGGCTACCGGGTCAGCGTGAACTGGGAGACCTACCAGCAGTTCGCCGAACAGTTCGAGCGCTCGATCGTCACGCAGCAGATCTTCGAGATCGACCGCGATCGCGCGACATGCGCGGGCGGCCAGGCGAGCGTCGACTTCATGCTGGCGATGATCGGCCGCGACCAGGGGCCGGAGCTGGCGGAGCGGATTGCGGATGCGCTCGGCACGGGGCCGCTCAGAAGCGGCGAGGCGCGCCAGCGGATTCCGTTCGTGACGGCGCCGGGCGAGCGGCACCCGCGGTTGAACGATGCGTTGCTGCTGATGGAGGCGAACATCGAGGACCCGCTCGCGACCGACGAGATCGCGGGGCTCGTCGGCGTGTCGCGCAGGCAGCTCGAGCGGCTCTTCAGACAATATCTCGGCGCGATGCCGTCCAAGTATTACCTCAATTTGCGGCTCCTGAAGGCCCGCACGCAGTTGCAGCGCACGAGCAAGTCCGTCGTGCAGGTGAGTCTTGCTTGTGGGTTTTCTTCTGCTGCGCATTTCTCCAATGCTTATCGGGAGCGGTTCGGGGTGACGCCGCGTGAAGATCGGCGGGCCTGGCTCGAGAAGCAGCATGGGGGCGTCGAGCCGCCTCGGGCGGGGGCGCTGGTCGAGCGGCCCAGCGATGGGGATTGAGTGGTCGTCGGGGCGTTTTTTTGTGGCAGTTTTTGGCGGTGCTTTTGGGGGGCGTGAATGGCCTGTGATGTTTTCGGTCCATTGGCGTTGCCCCTCCCCGGGGCGGGGGTCACTTTTCTTTGTCTTGCCAAAGAAAAGTAACCAAAAGAAAGGCGCTTTTTCGGCCCCGGCCTACGTTGCCAGGCTCCAGCAAACTGGCACAGCCCCTAACGAGTCGCGTCAGACAAGAACGCCAAGGGGATCGCGCAGGGTCGGTGTCGTCGAACCGTTCACCAGAGCGGTATACCTCCCGCCGCTCCATCCTCGCTGCGCTCGGACGATGGGTACAGCGAATCGAGCGGGAAAGCTGGCGGGAAGAGGAAGCGTAGCTCCCTTTGCTGTCCGCCCAAGGACGCGCCTTTCTTTTGGTTACTTTTCTTTGGCAAGACAAAGAAAAGTGACCCCCGCCCCGGGGAGGGGCGACGCCAATGGACCGAAAACATCACAGGCCATTCACGCAACACACACACAAATGACCGACAGAGAAACCATCCCCCACCGAAAAAGGTGGCAAAAGCCCCCTCCGATAAATCCCGTCGCAA contains:
- a CDS encoding GlxA family transcriptional regulator encodes the protein MNRPGSPARTIQVAIVALPPVSMSGVGPIVDALNLANEIDGRLLYRWRVCSWDGRAVPLAGGAQWHADAAFNDAIVCDWLIVVSERFQQFADYRLFLASLARVGQRTPLVTGIHHGVWWLAMAGQLSGYRVSVNWETYQQFAEQFERSIVTQQIFEIDRDRATCAGGQASVDFMLAMIGRDQGPELAERIADALGTGPLRSGEARQRIPFVTAPGERHPRLNDALLLMEANIEDPLATDEIAGLVGVSRRQLERLFRQYLGAMPSKYYLNLRLLKARTQLQRTSKSVVQVSLACGFSSAAHFSNAYRERFGVTPREDRRAWLEKQHGGVEPPRAGALVERPSDGD